Within Helicobacteraceae bacterium, the genomic segment GGCGTATGGCGCTTACGACGCAAACGCGCTAGAGCGGATCGAAAAAGAGCAGTTTGCGGGCGTTGATCTGCGCGAGGGAATGACGCTTTACGGGCAAACCGAAAACGGTCATAGCGCGCAGGTTACGGTCAAATCGATAGACGGCGAAACCGTTACTATTGACTACAACCACCCGCTCGCGGGCAAAAACCTAAGTTTCGACGTTACGGTGGTCAAAACGCGCGAAGCCACCGCGCAGGAGATCGCCACTGGCGTTTTGGAAGGCTCGGAGTGTTGCGGCGGGCATGACGACGACTACGACGGGCATAGTTGCCGTTGCGGTTGCGGAGGACATTAGCCAAATCCGTCTCGAGTATGATTAGTCCGTCGAATAAAAGGGCGGGCGAGTTTTCATTAACAGAACCC encodes:
- a CDS encoding peptidylprolyl isomerase gives rise to the protein MSIEKNMVVGIEYEVKDALSGETIDSNKGGDALEFLMGGGHIVQGLEEAIALMSVGENRKLIVPSEKAYGAYDANALERIEKEQFAGVDLREGMTLYGQTENGHSAQVTVKSIDGETVTIDYNHPLAGKNLSFDVTVVKTREATAQEIATGVLEGSECCGGHDDDYDGHSCRCGCGGH